From the genome of Chloroflexi bacterium ADurb.Bin180:
CGGCAGAAAACTCAAGACCGCCACAAGCTGAGACGTTACCCAGGGACCGAGGATTCCCCACCGTCTGTGGCCCGGAGCCCTGAGCAGCAGGATCAGCAAGACCAGGTTCTGGACGAGGATGACCGTGACGAACAGGTAGAGCGAATAGAGCCCCAGCACGGTGAACAGAACATAGAGCAGAGGCCATTTCCAGGGACGGGCTGCATTGGAGGGCGGGGTACCTGGCCACCAGCCGGCGCTCTGGCACCACCGGCAAAAGGCATAGAGCGAGAATACCCCCCACAGGGTCGCCAGGATGTACATACGCAGCTCCTGCGACCACCATACGTGAAAGCGAGAGACGGCCATCAGGGCCGCCGCCAGCAGCGCAACCCGTTTGCCGAGCAGTGTCTTGCCCAGGAGGTAGAGCCCGGCCACGGTGATGACCCCGTAGATGAGGGACAGGAACCGGGCGGCAAGCTCGGTCTCTCCGACCAGAGAAACCCAGGCCTTGAGCAGCCAGAAAAAGAGCGGAGGGTGGACATCGGCGGCAGTCCACAGGGTCATCTCGGTCCAGCCGCGCCGGATGGCCCAGAAGGCGAGGCCTTCATCCCACCAGATGTTCTGACTACCGAGCAGCCAGACTCTAAGGGCGAAGGAAGCCAGGAGTATGGCGATGAGCCCCGCTAGTTCAAGCCGCCTGCTCATCAAACAGGTCCGTGAGAGCCTGAAGCGTGGTTGGGTCCACGTCACGACGGGTCATCCGCTCACGAAGAAAGGCCCTGAGCTCAGTCAGCGGCATGGCGGGAACAACCGGATTCTCGAGGTGCAGCTCCACCGAAGGGTGGGCAAAAACGATCACCGGTTGTATCGCGACCTCGACTCCAGGAAGGCGCGCCGCCAGCCATTTCTTGAGCGACGCCGCCTCCTTCTGGGCCTGACGAGTCGGATTGCCCAGGCGCGAACCAAACAGCGACCTCAGCAGCAACCTAAACGTCCAACGCCGGCTCCACTTGTCTCGGCGGCAGGTGATCTGCCCTTCCTGTGGCTTGAGGGTGAGCGTGATGAGGCCCGCCGGAGAGACAACAACCTGATCAGCGGGCGAAGCGAGACTGTATACTCGTGAGTTGCTCTCGAGGCCCTTGAGCACTTTGTCCAGGAGCTGGTCCACTCTTGGATTCTGAATGTACTTGCCGCCGACTGCCAGGGCGATGTTGATGACGACCAAACCCGCCAGCATGACCCCGTAGGCGGCGACGATGGTGTATCGATTGAGAGACAGAACGACCGAAAACACCAGCATTGCCAGGCCAATGGTCATCACGCGGCGTGTGCGGCTGGCCATCTTGGTGACACGATTCTGGTTGACAATCACGCGCATGTTGGGCTACTCCTGAGCAGCGGTTGTGAGATGAGCGGCGATGCTCTCGCGGATGGAGGGCAGTACCTGCGCTTCGACGGCTTGCCTGGCGACACGAATGGCGTTCTTGATGGCTACCGAGTCGGAGCGGCCGTGCCCGACGATGACCACACCATCCACTCCCAGCAACACTCCGCCGCCATATTCCCGGTAATCCAGCCGCTGGCGAACCCGGTCGAAGGCGCCCTTGGCCAAGGCTGCGCCGACCACCGCCAGCGGCCGGGCCTTGATCTCTTCTTTGATCATGTCGAGCATGAACTTGGCTACGCCCTCGGACAGCTTGATGATGACATTGCCGGTGAACCCATCGGTGACCACCACGTCGGCCAGGCCGGCCGGGATGTCCTTGCCCTCCACGTTGCCCACAAAGTTGATCTGGCTGTTCTTGAGAAGCGGAACAGTGTCCTGCACGAGGATGCTGCCTTTGCCCTCCTCCTCGCCGTTGGAGACGATGGCCACGCGGGGGTTGGCAATGCCCAGCACGCTCTCAACGTAGATGCTGCCCATGATGGCGAACTGCTGCAGGTAGACTGGCTTGCAGTCGGTGGTGGCGCCGATGTCGAGCATAAAGCAGGGCCCCTTGCGGGTGGGAAAGACGCTGGACAGTGCCGGGCGCTCGACGCCCTCGATGCGCCCCAGGTAAAAGATGGCCGTTGCCAGGCATCCGCCCGAGTTGCCCGCCGAGACAAACGCATCGACCTCGCCCCGCTTGAGCATCTGCATAGCGACAACCATCGAGGCATCCCGCTTGCTGCGAACGGCGGCAGCCGGATGCTCGTTCATCTCGATGATCTGGCCGGCGTGAACGATGGAGATGGGAAGACCAGCGGTTGAGTGTTTGGCCAGCTCCGGTTCGAGCACCTCTTGCTTGCCAACCAGCACGATTTCGACGCCGTACTCTCTGGCCGCCAGCACCGCACCTTCGACATCCGGCTGGGGGTGGGCGTCGCTCCCCATCGCGTCAACAACGATTCTCATTGGTCCTCCTGAGCACCCCGGGCGATTTGCCGCGGGGATAGGCGATTATACTGGACACCTTGCCCGCCTCGCAACAGACGGGCGGCTAGACCTAGGGCAGGCCAAGCAGCCGGGCTACCTGCGCGGACGCAGCGGCACGGTTGTCCAGGGTGATCTCGAATTGCATTGTCGCGACGCCAGGCAGCTGTTGGTGGAAGAGCTGCAGCAATGGACTGCGCACCACAAAGACTGAGAGAGGGAGGGCGTTGGACGCGAGAAGCGGAACGACGTCCAGTCCGGCGTCCTGCTCCAGCTCCAGCCGACCGATCTCGTCGATCACGAGCAGGTCGCAGCCGCGGGCGATGGCCCTGGCGAGAACGTTGTGCCCCCAGGTCAGGGTTCGCGCATCAAAGTGGTAAGGACCGAGACGAGGACCGTTCAGCTTACGGTCCAATCTGGCCAGGGTGCGCGTTCTGTTCGTCGAGAGGTCGATCATCTCCACGGCGACCCGCTCGCCGACTGAGTCGAGGACGGTGGGGCTGAGCAGCCCGGCCACCCGCCACCCGCGGTGCCGCGCCGCTGCGATTACCGACCGACAGACGGTGGTCTTGCCAATATGGATCTCGCCGGTGAGCAGCAGTACGCCCGGGGCCGTGGTTGCGGAGATCTGGTCAGTCATTCTGCTCTTCCATGCTGTGCAGGTGCCTCGCCGAGCCGCTCCAGGAGGGCCAGCAGCAAGTCCTGCCAGTCAGTCTGATCCTCGGCCAGGGCCAGCCACATCTGGCCACGGCCAACCCAGGCGCGGCGTCCGAACCGGGCAACCATCGCCGAGGCGCGCTCCTGGGCGCGCTGGTTGAGCTTGAGCACCAGGCTGTTGTCGGCCCGGCCGACGGCCAGCACTCCGGCTCGTGAGGCCAGCAATCTTACCCGCAGCACATAGAGCAGGTTCTCCGTGGCTGAAGGCAGCAGGCCAAAGCGGTCTTCCAGTTCGCCGCGCAGCGAGTCGAGTTCCTCTTCGCTCTGGAGGCTGGTCATCCGTTGGTAGAGTCGGATGCGCAGGTCCTCCTCCTCCACATAGTCATCTGGCAGATAGGCCTGCAGGGGCAGTTCGATCACTGGCGGCAGCTCGACCGGTGGCAGCTCGGCCTTTTCCGCTGGTCCGGCTCTCTTGAGCGTTTCGACTGCCTGGGCCAGCAGCCGAGTGTAGAGCTCAAAGCCGATGGCGGCAATGTGGCCATGCTGGGTGGCTCCCAGTATCTCCCCCGCGCCGCGGATCTCGAGGTCGCGCATGGCGATACGGAATCCTGCACCGAGTTCGCTGGCTTCCAGAATGGCTTCGAGCCTGCGGCGTGCGACGTCGGACAGACGCAGGCGCTTCTCATGCAGCAGGTAGGCATAGGCCTGAGCAGCGCTGCGGCCAACACGGCCGCGCAGTTGGTAGAGCTGTGCCAAGCCGAACTGGTCGGCCCGATTGATGATGATCGTGTTGACGTTGGGAATGTCCAGACCGCTCTCGATGATCGAAGTGCACACCAGAACGTCATAGTCGCCCCGGGCAAAGTCCATCATCACATTGGACAGCTTGTCCTCTGGCATCTGACCGTGGCCGATCGTGATCGTCGCTTCAGGCACGATCTTTTGCAGGCGCTGGGCGATCTGTCTGATGCCCTGCACCCGATTGTGGACAAAGTACACCTGGCCGCCCCGGTTCAGCTCGCGCAGGATGGCCCGGCGGATAACGCCCTCGTCATACTCCGATACCTGCGTACGGATCGGCAGGCGCTCCTCGGGCGGCGTGTCGATGGTACTCATATCGCGCACGCCGCTCATAGCCATATACAAAGTGCGCGGAATGGGAGTGGCGGTGAGGGTCAGCACGTCCACTTGCTGTCTCATCTGCTTGAGCCACTCTTTGTGGCGCACGCCAAAGCGCTGCTCCTCGTCGACGATCAGCAAGCCCAGGTCGTGGAAAGAGACGTCCTTCTGAAGCAGGCGGTGCGTGCCGACCACGACGTCCACCGTGCCTTCGCGCAGACCCTCCACGGTAGTCTGAGCCTCACGGGGCGAGCAGAAGCGGGAAAGCATAGAAACGCGGACAGGAAAAGCCGCGAGGCGCTGCTGGAACGTGAGCAGGTGCTGCTGTGCGAGTACGGTGGTCGGCACCAGGACGGCTGCCTGCTTACCGTCCATCACCGCCTTGAAGGCCGCGCGCACGGCCACTTCCGTCTTGCCATAGCCCACGTCGCCGCAGATGAGGCGGTCCATGGGCCTGGAGCTCTCCATGTCGGCCTTGACCTCGCCCAGGGCGCGCAGTTGGTCCTCGGTCTCTTCGTAAGGGAAGGAGGCTTCCAGTTCCTCCTGCCAGAGTACGTCCGGGGAGTAACGGTGGCCCGGAACGACGGAACGGGCCGCATACAGGGCCAGCAGCTCGCGGGCGATTTCCTGCACTGCCTTCTGGGCTCGTGAGCGGGCCTGAATCCAGTCGCCAGAGCCGAGCCGGTGGACCGCAGGCGGCTGATCGCTGGCGCCGACGTACCTGCTGACCCGGTCCATCTGGCTGACGGGCACATAGACCCGGTCGCCTTCAGCGTATTCCAGCTCGATGAACTCGCGGGGGGTGCCGTCAACTACCTTGTGCACCAGGCCGCGGTAGATGCCAATGCCGTGATCAATGTGCACGACCGCGTCGCCAACGTGCAGCTCCGAAAAGAACGATTCGGGAGAGGCGGCCCTCTTGCGGGTGAAGGAGCGACGCTTGGGCCTGGCCCAGCCAAAGATCTCGGCATCGCTGAGCAAGGTAATGGCAGGAGTATGGGGCAGCGGCAGGCGAGAGCGGCGCGGCTGGGGGTCACACAGTGACCACCCTTCCGCCAGGGAGCCCTGCACCACGGTGAGGCTGCCGGCCGGCGGCAGCTCGAGGATGTCCTCCACCGGGGCGACTGTCTCTCCGTGCTCGGCGAACAGGTTGGACAGGCGCTGAGCCTGCCTGGAGACGATCACCACCCGCTGGTGTTCCGCTCGCAGGCGCACCGTGTCCTCAACCAGCCGCTCGATCCGTCCGGCATAAGTCAGTGGCACGTGGAAGGATGGGTCTTCCTCGGCCGCTGTGAGCTCGGCGGGAGCGGCGTTGCCGGCGGCAGGAAGCGAGTCATCCTTCTGCTCGGCTCGGCCGCCGGCCGAGAACTGCCCCAGGTGGATGCCTGGCAAAGAGTCGATGGCCCGGCTGAGCTCATCCCACGGCAGGTACGCAGAGGGCAAGTCTGCCGTAAGCTGGCCGCTCTCTACCAGCTCGGCGCGGATGTCCAGTGCCTGCTGTTCGAGGTTCCGGGCCGCGTCCTCTACTGCCGCCATGTCGTCGACGATCAGCAAGAGATGAGGGGGCAGATAGTCCAGCAGTGTGGCCGGGTGAGGGTGGAGGCAGGCCAGGTAGAACTCGGCGCCGCGAAAGTACGAGTTCTGCGGCAGACGTTCACGGTCGCGCTGCCAGCGGGCCAGAGCCGGGCTGTCGGACCCGGCTGGCAGGTGCTCCAGGTACTGCAGCGCCGGCTCGTAGTGAGCAAGGGCCTCGCTGGCGGGGTACAAGGTGATGCGGTCCAGCGGCTCGAGCGAGCGCTGAGAGAGCGGGTCGAATCGCCGCAGTGTCTCTATCTCGTCGCCGAGCCATTCGATGCGCACCGGCTGGTCCATGTTTGGAGGGAAGACGTCGAGGATGCCGCCGCGCTGGGCGAACGTTCCCGCCTCTTCGACGACGGGAACCGGCTCGTAGGCGCTGCCTACCAGCGAGCCGGCCAGGTCGCTGAGGCGGATCTTTTGCCCGACGTGGATGGTGCGGATCGCCGAGGCGAGCAGTGCCGGCGGGATGGTCTGGGTCATCAACGCCCAGACAGAAGTGAACAGAATCGGCGGCCTAGCATAGTCCTGGCTGGCCAGAGCGGAAAGCACGGACACCCGCCGGTGGATCGTCTCGCCATCCCAGGGCGTACGGTCGTAGAACAGTGCGTCCGGGGCGGGAAAATACCACGATGGAGCCCGGGTGGACCAGACAGAAACCTGCTCCTGCAGAAAATGGGCTCGCTCGGGCTGGGCAGTCAGCACCAACAGCGGCCCTACCCAGTCCTGCTGGAGTGCGCCCAGAATGGCCGGACGCGCCGCGTCCAGCAGCGGCCAGCGCAGCGAGAAGGCGGAATCGCCGCCCTGTGGAGTCCAGAGCCTGTTGAGTGTGCGCTTGTAGGCAGTGGACTGCTGGATCAGGGGCAGGAGGCCGGCAAGCTTCACCCGGTCTCTCCGTCAGGCAGGTTGAATCGGTTCATCGCGGCGTCGATCCCGTCTGCCAGAAAGGTCTCCACCGCTGCCACAGCCTGGTCAAAGGCCGCGTCCATTACGATGGACTCGTCGCGCGTAAAGTCACTCAGCACATAGTCTGGCGCTTCACCGTGGAGCGGACGCCCGATGCCAATGCGCAGTCGTGCGAATTCGTCGCTTCCCAGCTCCTGGATGATCGAGGTCATGCCCTTGTGACCGCCGGAGCTGCCCTTCTGGCGCAACCGAATCTTGGCCAAAGGCAGGTCCAGGTCGTCGTAGACGACCAGCAGGTCCGAAAGCGACACGCGATACCAGCGCAAGAGCGGACGCACCGACTGACCGCTCAGATTCATAAAGGTGAGGGGTCTGGCCAAAAGAACCCGAGTTCCGTCGATGGAACCAGAGGCAATCATGGCCTTGAACATCATCCGGCCGAAACTCATTTCGTGTCGGGACGCCAGGCGCTCCAGGCACTGGTAGCCGACGTTGTGTCGGTTCCTGGCATAGCCTGGTCCCGGATTGCCGAGACCTACGATCAGTTT
Proteins encoded in this window:
- the pth gene encoding Peptidyl-tRNA hydrolase, encoding MKLIVGLGNPGPGYARNRHNVGYQCLERLASRHEMSFGRMMFKAMIASGSIDGTRVLLARPLTFMNLSGQSVRPLLRWYRVSLSDLLVVYDDLDLPLAKIRLRQKGSSGGHKGMTSIIQELGSDEFARLRIGIGRPLHGEAPDYVLSDFTRDESIVMDAAFDQAVAAVETFLADGIDAAMNRFNLPDGETG
- a CDS encoding Nuclease-related domain protein encodes the protein MRVIVNQNRVTKMASRTRRVMTIGLAMLVFSVVLSLNRYTIVAAYGVMLAGLVVINIALAVGGKYIQNPRVDQLLDKVLKGLESNSRVYSLASPADQVVVSPAGLITLTLKPQEGQITCRRDKWSRRWTFRLLLRSLFGSRLGNPTRQAQKEAASLKKWLAARLPGVEVAIQPVIVFAHPSVELHLENPVVPAMPLTELRAFLRERMTRRDVDPTTLQALTDLFDEQAA
- the plsX gene encoding Phosphate acyltransferase, whose product is MRIVVDAMGSDAHPQPDVEGAVLAAREYGVEIVLVGKQEVLEPELAKHSTAGLPISIVHAGQIIEMNEHPAAAVRSKRDASMVVAMQMLKRGEVDAFVSAGNSGGCLATAIFYLGRIEGVERPALSSVFPTRKGPCFMLDIGATTDCKPVYLQQFAIMGSIYVESVLGIANPRVAIVSNGEEEGKGSILVQDTVPLLKNSQINFVGNVEGKDIPAGLADVVVTDGFTGNVIIKLSEGVAKFMLDMIKEEIKARPLAVVGAALAKGAFDRVRQRLDYREYGGGVLLGVDGVVIVGHGRSDSVAIKNAIRVARQAVEAQVLPSIRESIAAHLTTAAQE
- a CDS encoding NTPase, which translates into the protein MTDQISATTAPGVLLLTGEIHIGKTTVCRSVIAAARHRGWRVAGLLSPTVLDSVGERVAVEMIDLSTNRTRTLARLDRKLNGPRLGPYHFDARTLTWGHNVLARAIARGCDLLVIDEIGRLELEQDAGLDVVPLLASNALPLSVFVVRSPLLQLFHQQLPGVATMQFEITLDNRAAASAQVARLLGLP
- the mfd gene encoding Transcription-repair-coupling factor; the protein is MKLAGLLPLIQQSTAYKRTLNRLWTPQGGDSAFSLRWPLLDAARPAILGALQQDWVGPLLVLTAQPERAHFLQEQVSVWSTRAPSWYFPAPDALFYDRTPWDGETIHRRVSVLSALASQDYARPPILFTSVWALMTQTIPPALLASAIRTIHVGQKIRLSDLAGSLVGSAYEPVPVVEEAGTFAQRGGILDVFPPNMDQPVRIEWLGDEIETLRRFDPLSQRSLEPLDRITLYPASEALAHYEPALQYLEHLPAGSDSPALARWQRDRERLPQNSYFRGAEFYLACLHPHPATLLDYLPPHLLLIVDDMAAVEDAARNLEQQALDIRAELVESGQLTADLPSAYLPWDELSRAIDSLPGIHLGQFSAGGRAEQKDDSLPAAGNAAPAELTAAEEDPSFHVPLTYAGRIERLVEDTVRLRAEHQRVVIVSRQAQRLSNLFAEHGETVAPVEDILELPPAGSLTVVQGSLAEGWSLCDPQPRRSRLPLPHTPAITLLSDAEIFGWARPKRRSFTRKRAASPESFFSELHVGDAVVHIDHGIGIYRGLVHKVVDGTPREFIELEYAEGDRVYVPVSQMDRVSRYVGASDQPPAVHRLGSGDWIQARSRAQKAVQEIARELLALYAARSVVPGHRYSPDVLWQEELEASFPYEETEDQLRALGEVKADMESSRPMDRLICGDVGYGKTEVAVRAAFKAVMDGKQAAVLVPTTVLAQQHLLTFQQRLAAFPVRVSMLSRFCSPREAQTTVEGLREGTVDVVVGTHRLLQKDVSFHDLGLLIVDEEQRFGVRHKEWLKQMRQQVDVLTLTATPIPRTLYMAMSGVRDMSTIDTPPEERLPIRTQVSEYDEGVIRRAILRELNRGGQVYFVHNRVQGIRQIAQRLQKIVPEATITIGHGQMPEDKLSNVMMDFARGDYDVLVCTSIIESGLDIPNVNTIIINRADQFGLAQLYQLRGRVGRSAAQAYAYLLHEKRLRLSDVARRRLEAILEASELGAGFRIAMRDLEIRGAGEILGATQHGHIAAIGFELYTRLLAQAVETLKRAGPAEKAELPPVELPPVIELPLQAYLPDDYVEEEDLRIRLYQRMTSLQSEEELDSLRGELEDRFGLLPSATENLLYVLRVRLLASRAGVLAVGRADNSLVLKLNQRAQERASAMVARFGRRAWVGRGQMWLALAEDQTDWQDLLLALLERLGEAPAQHGRAE